Proteins encoded within one genomic window of Streptomyces sp. NBC_01314:
- a CDS encoding NAD(P)/FAD-dependent oxidoreductase, with amino-acid sequence MSSSDAMAGTVNGGISFWYAQAGVPVPREPLAGDASADVVIVGGGYTGLWTAYYLKKAAPSLRVVVLEQKFCGYGASGRNGGWLYNGVAGRDRYARLHGRDAAVRLQKAMNETVDEVVRVAGAEGVEADIHRGGVLEVAYTPAQLGRLKAFHAHELAYGEDDRELYGARETAERIRVADAVGSTWTPHGARLNPVKLVTGLAAVVEGLGVTVHELTPVTAIRPGHAVTPYGTVRAPYVLRCTEGFTANLKGQRRTWLPMNSSMIATEPLTAEQWATIGWEGRETLGDMAHAYMYAQRTADDRIALGGRGVPYRFGSRTDNDGRTQAATVEALYEILVRFFPSLAGVRVAHAWSGVLGVPRDWCATVTLDRSTGLGWAGGYVGSGVATTNLAARTLRDLVQRDSGQAGATELTSLPWVNHRVRKWEPEPLRWAGVQGMYATYRAADRREAASNKGESSRLARWADRVAGRH; translated from the coding sequence ATGAGCAGCTCGGACGCGATGGCCGGCACCGTCAACGGTGGGATCTCCTTCTGGTACGCGCAGGCCGGCGTTCCCGTTCCGAGGGAGCCGCTGGCCGGGGACGCGTCCGCCGATGTGGTGATCGTGGGGGGCGGGTACACCGGGCTGTGGACGGCCTATTACCTGAAGAAGGCCGCCCCTTCCCTGCGGGTCGTCGTCCTGGAGCAGAAGTTCTGCGGGTACGGGGCTTCGGGTCGCAATGGCGGGTGGCTCTACAACGGGGTCGCGGGGCGGGACCGGTATGCGCGGCTGCACGGGCGGGACGCCGCCGTGCGGTTGCAGAAGGCCATGAACGAGACCGTCGACGAGGTCGTGCGGGTGGCGGGGGCGGAGGGTGTCGAGGCGGACATCCATCGGGGCGGGGTGCTCGAAGTCGCGTACACCCCTGCTCAGTTGGGGCGGCTCAAGGCCTTTCACGCGCACGAACTCGCGTACGGGGAGGACGACCGTGAGCTGTACGGCGCGCGGGAGACGGCCGAGCGGATCAGGGTCGCCGATGCCGTGGGGTCGACGTGGACGCCGCACGGGGCGCGGCTGAACCCGGTGAAGCTGGTGACGGGGCTGGCCGCCGTCGTCGAGGGGCTGGGGGTGACCGTGCACGAGCTGACGCCGGTGACCGCGATCCGGCCGGGGCACGCGGTCACGCCGTACGGCACGGTCCGGGCGCCCTACGTACTGCGCTGCACGGAGGGCTTCACGGCGAACCTCAAGGGGCAGCGGCGGACCTGGCTGCCGATGAACTCGTCGATGATCGCCACCGAGCCGCTGACCGCCGAGCAGTGGGCGACGATCGGCTGGGAGGGCCGCGAGACGCTCGGCGACATGGCGCACGCGTACATGTACGCCCAGCGCACCGCCGACGACCGGATCGCGCTCGGCGGCCGCGGAGTGCCGTACCGCTTCGGGTCGCGGACGGACAACGACGGGCGTACGCAGGCGGCGACGGTCGAGGCGCTGTACGAGATCCTGGTGAGGTTCTTCCCCTCGTTGGCGGGGGTGAGGGTCGCCCATGCCTGGTCGGGGGTGCTCGGGGTCCCCCGTGACTGGTGTGCCACGGTCACCCTCGACCGGTCGACGGGGCTCGGCTGGGCGGGTGGTTACGTCGGCTCCGGTGTGGCCACCACCAACCTCGCCGCCCGCACCCTCCGCGATCTCGTCCAGCGGGACTCCGGGCAGGCCGGGGCGACGGAGCTGACCTCGCTGCCGTGGGTGAACCACCGGGTGCGCAAGTGGGAGCCGGAGCCGTTGCGTTGGGCGGGGGTGCAGGGCATGTACGCGACCTACCGCGCCGCCGACCGGCGGGAGGCGGCCTCGAACAAGGGGGAGTCGTCGCGGTTGGCGCGGTGGGCGGACCGGGTGGCGGGACGGCACTGA
- a CDS encoding zinc-binding dehydrogenase: MHAIRLHAFGPAENLTYEKVTDPEPGPGQVRVAVAAAGVHLLDAAIREGLPGPGPAPELPTIPGREIAGVVEALGEGVPERWLGRRVTAHLGFVPGGYAELAVTEIERLHEIPENLDFAEAVAMIGTGRTAMGILLFAEPGPDDVVVIPAAAGGLGTLLAQYAKNAGATVIGLAGGPEKTARVAANGADLAVDYTDPAWPEKVAAYRGKATIVFDGVGGAAARESVALLAPGGRHLVFGWSADGIAKGGPYVVEGVSESVLGEEMRRRAGGPDPIRTLELRALAEAATGRLTPAVHRFPLTRAAAAHRALENRGTTGKVVLEP; this comes from the coding sequence ATGCACGCCATCCGTCTGCACGCCTTCGGCCCGGCCGAGAACCTCACGTACGAGAAGGTCACCGACCCCGAGCCCGGTCCGGGCCAGGTGCGTGTCGCCGTCGCCGCGGCGGGCGTACATCTGCTGGACGCGGCCATCCGCGAGGGTCTTCCGGGGCCGGGACCCGCGCCCGAACTGCCCACGATCCCCGGCCGCGAGATCGCCGGCGTCGTCGAGGCGCTCGGGGAGGGCGTCCCGGAACGCTGGCTCGGCAGGCGGGTCACCGCTCACCTCGGCTTCGTGCCCGGCGGCTACGCCGAGTTGGCCGTCACGGAAATCGAACGGCTGCACGAGATCCCGGAGAACCTCGACTTCGCCGAGGCCGTCGCGATGATCGGCACGGGCCGTACGGCGATGGGCATCCTGCTCTTCGCCGAACCGGGCCCGGACGACGTGGTGGTGATCCCGGCCGCGGCCGGCGGTCTCGGCACGCTCCTCGCGCAGTACGCCAAGAACGCGGGCGCCACGGTCATCGGCCTGGCCGGCGGCCCCGAGAAGACGGCCCGGGTGGCGGCGAACGGCGCCGACCTCGCCGTCGACTACACGGACCCGGCGTGGCCGGAGAAGGTCGCGGCGTACCGGGGGAAAGCCACGATCGTCTTCGACGGGGTCGGCGGGGCGGCGGCGCGGGAGTCCGTCGCCCTCCTGGCCCCCGGCGGCAGACACCTCGTCTTCGGCTGGTCGGCGGACGGGATCGCGAAGGGCGGACCGTACGTCGTCGAGGGCGTCTCGGAGTCGGTCCTGGGCGAGGAGATGCGGCGCCGGGCGGGCGGCCCCGACCCCATCCGCACCCTCGAACTCCGCGCCCTCGCCGAAGCCGCCACCGGCCGCCTCACCCCGGCCGTCCACCGCTTCCCCCTCACCCGGGCAGCCGCCGCCCACCGCGCCCTGGAGAACCGCGGCACCACCGGCAAGGTCGTCCTGGAACCATGA
- a CDS encoding FAD-dependent oxidoreductase, translated as MHRTPAESRRPSSGTGTAPRTRAAHLPAPTHLTVIGGGFAGLTAAITAAEAGAKVTVHEAHHTLGGRARTAEGPYRTNEGPHALYSGGPHWTWLGQRDLIGPLAPLSPLEAARLRLHHKGALRRTPPFTMLKLLRPRRTGQQAPIDVDFLTWATEQAGEEAAHAAANYSAVALFHHDPGSLSAAFVQERLRRATKLPPEAHYPRGGWASVIDRMAARAWNLGVRMETLSRVDSLDTLSGGNSRTGRGRSGGTGPIIVATSLDAARRLLKDDSLTWPSGRTALVDLAVRTRRGDAFAVSDLDAPGWIERFTAQDRTLAPAGEQLLQGQFPIGPHASRADGVARAERLLDLGFPGWRDRVTWRREATANGRTGAVDLPGTSWRDRPAVDRGDGVYLAGDQVAAPGVLSEVSFNSALAAVSLALGRRSKNTLDLKHA; from the coding sequence ATGCACCGCACTCCAGCCGAGTCCCGCCGCCCCTCCTCCGGTACGGGCACCGCCCCCCGCACCCGTGCCGCACACCTCCCCGCCCCCACCCACCTCACCGTCATCGGCGGCGGTTTCGCCGGGCTCACCGCGGCGATCACCGCCGCCGAGGCGGGCGCGAAGGTCACCGTCCACGAGGCGCACCACACGCTCGGCGGCAGGGCGCGGACCGCGGAGGGGCCGTACCGGACGAACGAGGGACCGCACGCGCTGTACAGCGGCGGCCCGCACTGGACCTGGCTCGGGCAACGCGACCTGATCGGGCCGCTCGCGCCGCTTTCGCCCCTGGAGGCCGCCCGGCTGCGCCTGCACCACAAGGGCGCCCTGCGCCGGACCCCGCCGTTCACGATGCTCAAGCTCCTCCGCCCGCGCCGTACGGGCCAACAGGCGCCCATCGACGTCGACTTCCTCACCTGGGCGACCGAACAGGCCGGCGAGGAGGCCGCGCACGCCGCCGCCAACTACTCGGCGGTGGCGCTGTTCCACCACGACCCGGGCTCCCTGTCCGCCGCGTTCGTGCAGGAACGGCTGCGCCGGGCCACGAAGTTGCCCCCGGAGGCGCACTACCCGCGCGGCGGCTGGGCGAGCGTCATCGACCGGATGGCGGCCCGCGCCTGGAACCTCGGCGTCCGCATGGAGACCCTCAGCCGCGTCGACAGCCTCGACACCCTCAGCGGCGGCAACAGCCGCACGGGCAGGGGCAGGAGCGGGGGCACCGGCCCGATCATCGTCGCCACCTCCCTCGACGCCGCCCGCCGTCTGCTCAAGGACGACTCGCTGACCTGGCCGAGCGGCCGTACGGCACTCGTCGACCTCGCCGTACGCACCCGCCGGGGCGACGCGTTCGCGGTCTCCGACCTGGACGCGCCCGGCTGGATCGAACGGTTCACCGCACAGGACCGCACGCTGGCCCCGGCGGGCGAGCAGCTGCTCCAGGGGCAGTTCCCGATCGGTCCGCACGCGTCGCGGGCGGACGGCGTCGCCCGAGCCGAACGCCTGCTCGATCTGGGGTTCCCCGGCTGGCGGGACCGGGTCACCTGGCGGCGCGAGGCGACCGCGAACGGCCGTACGGGCGCGGTCGATCTGCCCGGCACCAGCTGGCGCGACCGCCCGGCCGTGGACCGGGGCGACGGCGTGTACCTCGCGGGCGACCAGGTCGCGGCGCCGGGCGTGCTGTCGGAGGTGTCGTTCAACAGCGCCCTCGCGGCCGTCTCGCTGGCGCTGGGCAGGAGGTCGAAGAACACCCTTGACCTCAAGCACGCTTGA